A genomic segment from Spinacia oleracea cultivar Varoflay chromosome 3, BTI_SOV_V1, whole genome shotgun sequence encodes:
- the LOC110783109 gene encoding protein DEFECTIVE IN MERISTEM SILENCING 3, which translates to MFPTSSPIPINTQSLVVQDIAALNRVDSFNSSGNSANEGSNGALPYANSIMSNSKKLQDEIEKSGSKMKQHEDNIKFLKAQKNQLDDAILDVQVSLGKYISSSAHKTEDGVPSQVRNEDETIAQILKHENSAAGIYCQLKLRHGSQVSNPSMCEDILGVVASLGKVEDDNLSRLFSEYLGLQTMLAVVCKTYEGIKALEIYDGEGLVNKGSGIHGVGASIGRALEGRFSVMCLENLRPYVGEFLSNDPQRRLDIPKPRLPTGEIPAGFLGFAVNMVHVDRPHIFCLTSNGCGLRETLLYNLFSRLQVYRTRAEMLLALPCISDGAISLDGGIIKSTGVFSLGNREDVDVRFPKCSIREGLPEKYYELENQIKQKKLEKKRIQDDIRREQAMLEQEKYTFSLKKQDFLKFLADSSTFMAQHQLQATAVQNRQGPDMMNQMQATGVQNRQGSDMLHQMQATPVQNRQGPDMFNQMQATAVQNRQGPDMFNQMQAPAVQNRQGPDMFPVGGIRLPQ; encoded by the exons ATGTTTCCGACGAGTTCTCCG ATCCCAATAAATACCCAGTCGCTGGTTGTCCAAGATATTGCAGCTCTAAATCGTGTAGATTCGTTTAACTCTTCTGGAAATTCTGCAAATGAAGGATCAAATGGGGCACTTCCTTATGCAAATTCCataatgtctaattctaag AAATTGCAAGATGAAATTGAAAAATCTGGGAGTAAAATGAAGCAGCACGAAGACAATATAAAATTTCTGAAGGCTCAGAAAAATCAGCTGGATGATGCCATTCTTGATGTGCAAG TTAGCCTTGGTAAGTATATTTCCTCAAGTGCACACAAGACTGAAGACGGGGTTCCTTCTCAAGTTCGAAATGAGGATGAAACAATCGCTCAAATCTTAAAGCATGAAAATTCTGCTGCTGGTATTTATTGCCAACTCAAACTTCGTCATGGTTCTCAAGTTTCAAATCCATCTATGTGCGAAGATATTCTTGGTGTTGTTGCCTCTTTAGGCAAAGTAGAAGATGATAACCTCAGCAG GCTTTTTTCTGAGTATTTGGGCTTGCAGACTATGCTCGCAGTTGTCTGTAAGACGTATGAAGGTATCAAAGCCTTGGAAATATATGATGGTGAAGGACTTGTGAATAAAGGTTCTGGTATACACGGCGTCGGAGCTTCTATTGGACGGGCTTTGGAGGGTCGTTTTTCGGTGATGTGTCTTGAAAACTTAAG ACCATATGTTGGTGAGTTTTTGTCCAACGACCCTCAGAGGAGACTTGATATTCCGAAGCCAAGACTGCCTACTGGTGAAATTCCAGCTGGCTTTCTTGGCTTTGCTGTAAATATGGTTCATGTGGATAGGCCTCATATCTTTTGTTTGACTTCAAATGGGTGTGGCCTCAGGGAGACATTGTTGTACAATCTATTCTCACGTCTTCAAGTTTATAGAACGAGAGCTGAGATGCTTCTTGCTCTTCCATGCATCAGTGATGGAGCCATCTCTTTGGATGGTGGAATTATCAAGTCTACTGGTGTGTTCTCCCTTGGTAACAG GGAAGATGTAGATGTGAGGTTCCCTAAATGCTCCATAAGGGAAGGTCTCCCTGAGAAGTATTATGAACTTGAAAATCAGATAAAGCAGAAGAAATTGGAAAAGAAGAGAATTCAAGATGATATCCGGAGAGAACAGGCAATGTTAGAACAAGAGAAGTACACTTTCTCCTTGAAAAAACAAGATTTTCTGAAGTTTCTAGCCGACAGCTCGACTTTCATGGCACAG CATCAATTGCAGGCAACTGCAGTACAAAACCGACAAGGTCCTGATATGATGAATCAAATGCAGGCAACTGGAGTTCAAAACCGACAAGGTTCTGATATGTTGCATCAAATGCAGGCAACTCCGGTACAAAACCGACAAGGTCCTGATATGTTCAATCAAATGCAGGCAACTGCAGTACAAAACCGACAAGGTCCTGATATGTTCAATCAAATGCAGGCACCTGCAGTACAAAACCGACAAGGTCCTGATATGTTTCCCGTTGGAGGAATAAGACTGCCACAATAA